One genomic window of Entelurus aequoreus isolate RoL-2023_Sb linkage group LG07, RoL_Eaeq_v1.1, whole genome shotgun sequence includes the following:
- the si:ch211-207e14.4 gene encoding interleukin-17 receptor D isoform X1, which produces MWIGALVLCHLLIVADLQSSNPQNCSLTCLRQGGPGCHYCRINRDEVDKVLGLKGTLGSCIPWPCVRLLGEEDPRLCQHFVQAPHDINIESVPSSDPNLDSVVVSWKPSQYGIEFLRGFQVSLQSLGGSGLACQLFLFQPNLTLSASHAQTVYKSDMFSGLSLGSDYAVTVMALPVPEKWEKFYHSKIFSTRSCEEKNGFLQCKADWYPKYVDVQQKEAVVMVTFNLAPPIMGITSYFCICTANGKTTSTDIIPNLSGNKTHHSFALEDLEEGSNYTCEIAANQVDAVRKVFNVYVKKQESTMEHHNFPYWSLAFLFVFAAATIFVVVLVLCMRKRYTQTKKRIIEPEIMIKHHEDVTAKKEEIVPLCGNRKTPPTLLICYSRCDGPAHMDAVMKLASFIQQHMATKVSLDRWDSLEMSKEGQMAWYCRHIRDSDFILVVCSGGLCQRPQPSPQGVPKNMSEMSCEANLHSEVMVRLVGEEVGRAISGGEDLSKYMTAIFDYSEEKDVPMELRPVVRYKLTADLPLLFSRLHQVPLHSPGRYVSIKCISDEEFTEMPAGQALQQAISKAKKAMTELHQKQDVSLKIPE; this is translated from the exons GGAGGACCAGGATGTCACTACTGCAGAATAAACAGAGATGAAGTGGACAAAGTGCTTGGCTTGAAAGGTACTTTAGGAA GTTGTATTCCTTGGCCGTGCGTTCGACTGCTCGGAGAGGAGGACCCTCGTTTGTGTCAACACTTCGTTCAAGCACCGCACGACATCAACATTGAGTCTGTACCCAGTTCGGACCCTAATTTGGATTCTGTGGTTGTCTCCTGGAAGCCCAGCCAATACG GTATCGAGTTCCTGCGAGGCTTCCAGGTGTCCTTGCAGTCCTTGGGAGGGTCCGGTCTTGCCTGTCAGCTTTTTCTCTTCCAGCCAAACCTCACACTCTCAGCTTCACACGCTCAAACG GTGTACAAGTCGGACATGTTCTCGGGACTCTCCCTTGGCTCCGATTATGCTGTGACCGTCATGGCCCTGCCTGTGCCTGAGAAGTGGGAGAAGTTCTATCACAGCAAGATCTTCTCCACGCGCT CGTGTGAGGAGAAAAAtggctttttgcagtgtaaagcaG ACTGGTACCCCAAGTATGTTGATGTGCAGCAAAAAGAGGCGGTGGTCATGGTCACCTTCAACCTGGCTCCTCCTATCATGGGCATCACCAGCTACTTCTGCATCTGTACAGCAAACGGCAAGACGACATCCACGGACATTATTCCT AATCTTTCGGGAAACAAAACACACCACAGCTTCGCACTCGAAGACCTCGAAGAAGGAAGTAATTACACATGCGAG ATTGCAGCCAACCAAGTAGACGCGGTGAGAAAAGTATTCAACGTCTACGTCAAGAAGCAGG AATCTACAATGGAACATCACAACTTTCCCTACTGGAGTCTGGCCTTTCTTTTTGTGTTTGCTGCGGCGACCATTTTTGTTGTCGTCCTGGTTCTTTGCATGAGGAAACGCTACACGCAAACAAAGAAACGTATCATCGAACCAG AAATAATGATCAAGCACCATGAAGATGTGACTGCCAAGAAGGAAGAAATAGTACCGCTGTGCGGAAACAGGAAGACTCCTCCCACTCTTCTTATTTGCTACAGCAGGTGTGATGGCCCCGCCCACATGGACGCTGTCATGAAGTTGGCATCCTTCATACAGCAGCACATGGCCACCAAG GTGTCTCTGGACCGTTGGGATTCTTTGGAAATGTCCAAGGAGGGACAAATGGCCTGGTACTGCCGCCACATCCGTGACAGTGACTTCATCTTAGTGGTCTGTTCTGGGGGTCTTTGCCAGAGACCCCAGCCTTCACCACAGGGGGTGCCTAAAAATATGTCAGAAATGAGCTGTGAGGCAAACTTACACAGCGAGGTGATGGTACGCCTCGTGGGAGAGGAAGTGGGCCGAGCTATATCCGGCGGCGAGGACCTGTCTAAATACATGACGGCCATTTTCGACTACTCCGAGGAGAAGGACGTCCCCATGGAGCTCCGGCCGGTGGTGCGCTACAAGCTGACCGCTGACTTGCCGCTGCTTTTCTCGCGCCTTCACCAAGTGCCGCTTCACAGTCCCGGTCGCTACGTGTCCATAAAGTGCATCTCGGACGAAGAGTTCACTGAGATGCCCGCCGGACAAGCTTTGCAGCAGGCTATCAGTAAAGCAAAGAAGGCCATGACAGAACTTCACCAAAAGCAAGACGTAAGTCTAAAAATACCCGAGTGA
- the si:ch211-207e14.4 gene encoding interleukin-17 receptor D isoform X2, producing the protein MWIGALVLCHLLIVADLQSSNPQNCSLTCLRQVYKSDMFSGLSLGSDYAVTVMALPVPEKWEKFYHSKIFSTRSCEEKNGFLQCKADWYPKYVDVQQKEAVVMVTFNLAPPIMGITSYFCICTANGKTTSTDIIPNLSGNKTHHSFALEDLEEGSNYTCEIAANQVDAVRKVFNVYVKKQESTMEHHNFPYWSLAFLFVFAAATIFVVVLVLCMRKRYTQTKKRIIEPEIMIKHHEDVTAKKEEIVPLCGNRKTPPTLLICYSRCDGPAHMDAVMKLASFIQQHMATKVSLDRWDSLEMSKEGQMAWYCRHIRDSDFILVVCSGGLCQRPQPSPQGVPKNMSEMSCEANLHSEVMVRLVGEEVGRAISGGEDLSKYMTAIFDYSEEKDVPMELRPVVRYKLTADLPLLFSRLHQVPLHSPGRYVSIKCISDEEFTEMPAGQALQQAISKAKKAMTELHQKQDVSLKIPE; encoded by the exons GTGTACAAGTCGGACATGTTCTCGGGACTCTCCCTTGGCTCCGATTATGCTGTGACCGTCATGGCCCTGCCTGTGCCTGAGAAGTGGGAGAAGTTCTATCACAGCAAGATCTTCTCCACGCGCT CGTGTGAGGAGAAAAAtggctttttgcagtgtaaagcaG ACTGGTACCCCAAGTATGTTGATGTGCAGCAAAAAGAGGCGGTGGTCATGGTCACCTTCAACCTGGCTCCTCCTATCATGGGCATCACCAGCTACTTCTGCATCTGTACAGCAAACGGCAAGACGACATCCACGGACATTATTCCT AATCTTTCGGGAAACAAAACACACCACAGCTTCGCACTCGAAGACCTCGAAGAAGGAAGTAATTACACATGCGAG ATTGCAGCCAACCAAGTAGACGCGGTGAGAAAAGTATTCAACGTCTACGTCAAGAAGCAGG AATCTACAATGGAACATCACAACTTTCCCTACTGGAGTCTGGCCTTTCTTTTTGTGTTTGCTGCGGCGACCATTTTTGTTGTCGTCCTGGTTCTTTGCATGAGGAAACGCTACACGCAAACAAAGAAACGTATCATCGAACCAG AAATAATGATCAAGCACCATGAAGATGTGACTGCCAAGAAGGAAGAAATAGTACCGCTGTGCGGAAACAGGAAGACTCCTCCCACTCTTCTTATTTGCTACAGCAGGTGTGATGGCCCCGCCCACATGGACGCTGTCATGAAGTTGGCATCCTTCATACAGCAGCACATGGCCACCAAG GTGTCTCTGGACCGTTGGGATTCTTTGGAAATGTCCAAGGAGGGACAAATGGCCTGGTACTGCCGCCACATCCGTGACAGTGACTTCATCTTAGTGGTCTGTTCTGGGGGTCTTTGCCAGAGACCCCAGCCTTCACCACAGGGGGTGCCTAAAAATATGTCAGAAATGAGCTGTGAGGCAAACTTACACAGCGAGGTGATGGTACGCCTCGTGGGAGAGGAAGTGGGCCGAGCTATATCCGGCGGCGAGGACCTGTCTAAATACATGACGGCCATTTTCGACTACTCCGAGGAGAAGGACGTCCCCATGGAGCTCCGGCCGGTGGTGCGCTACAAGCTGACCGCTGACTTGCCGCTGCTTTTCTCGCGCCTTCACCAAGTGCCGCTTCACAGTCCCGGTCGCTACGTGTCCATAAAGTGCATCTCGGACGAAGAGTTCACTGAGATGCCCGCCGGACAAGCTTTGCAGCAGGCTATCAGTAAAGCAAAGAAGGCCATGACAGAACTTCACCAAAAGCAAGACGTAAGTCTAAAAATACCCGAGTGA